A single genomic interval of Haloterrigena turkmenica DSM 5511 harbors:
- a CDS encoding KAP family P-loop NTPase fold protein: MPPENEDLYLADRAITSETDDEFGHKEYADSLERILRNANPPWHIGIFGEWGSGKTSIIRMLYNRLRAKEEFEDTVFVEFDAWSHAEGSIRTELLLELDERIGKEVNGEESDGILGEDEITGRLYDVEEEEEVSRPANPKEVIVNFWEDSPILTISFVVIAGAAVLLQYLGQSTLASVAVTGLLLPILGYILQQLDTVAQTIQKKFLHPRKEWSGAYQRIFEDIIEKSNAETIVISIDNLDRCESSTVYDVLVSLKTFMENDNCIYLIPCDDKALESHIKSIDKGEYFEEGKNEREFLRKFFQTHIRIPPFLPEDIEEYTETENQRLSNPFEEEALDVLTNAYIDNPRRIKHALNRLSTLRVLAEEIEETGGLTEGRITNNIPFLAKVSILEEEYPEFYDTLSENPQLLGDINNYFRDQLGDSSDQNRIEAVLKPDDGSEKNGNQESRLEAFLRSTRRIHIENPNPFLNLSEPSYATSLTDVDGFLQNLRTGQEEEVRKELEQVDDYGPYVDAIENTVQEYTTKRREQPLFGTIDTTIAAFDEFDQRSQGRLIRLLGESLTVEPGKGFLVDLEPNSVFPIIIQMRDPDSESLLAEYADLLVDGKDLRKNILEAFVNYAEDIPQSIARKASNQVESLGDDKFKTALDCINSFEEAKNCIIRTKTLERAVSMIELQDNKNEFTDTEYYTRFEDVASQKARGAYATHLLDLRQDYSSNQEQQVDQELAVRLLDIKGHILQSSGEKVFEGIRDIVKNSGNRQPVDLVEICFHFYDSFPTTTQDEFHSWLSELFRNWNANNTEELFDLSDEYRVSIVETEEEVNSILQQIPNPIDNESFVKNKIIPVIPEEFSQDLHEKVKNLIKNNNNNHSQLGIDTFTEYSDRFEPIWGEVIDICGNQANRENNINRKRRYLEVGAKIFSKLNGPEQESYISQIDNLLSGNQNEYQLYRDLWEKIESDVDSDRKETVAEDVRNELAQAFSRNQNPGHLDALIEVMSSITGYLVEENGQQFMDRISKQLTQNNLNDRQKARVLGHISEFDGFFGKEDQILDRLENLLKRSNHNNVSQNAEVLLDKFENLGKVDEARIDQIREDYLLN; this comes from the coding sequence ATGCCTCCTGAGAATGAAGATCTCTACTTAGCGGATCGAGCTATTACCTCAGAGACCGATGATGAATTTGGACACAAAGAGTACGCAGACAGTTTAGAGAGGATTCTACGAAATGCTAATCCACCGTGGCACATCGGTATCTTCGGAGAGTGGGGTTCCGGTAAAACCTCTATAATCCGGATGTTGTATAATCGTCTCAGGGCAAAAGAAGAGTTTGAAGATACTGTTTTTGTGGAATTTGATGCTTGGTCTCACGCGGAAGGATCCATCCGAACTGAGCTACTTCTTGAACTAGATGAAAGAATAGGTAAGGAGGTAAACGGAGAAGAATCAGATGGCATTCTTGGCGAAGATGAGATCACAGGCAGGCTATACGACGTGGAAGAGGAAGAAGAGGTTTCGAGGCCTGCTAACCCAAAAGAAGTTATAGTGAATTTCTGGGAAGATAGTCCAATACTCACAATCAGTTTTGTCGTTATTGCCGGTGCTGCTGTACTACTACAATATCTTGGCCAGTCGACACTGGCATCAGTGGCTGTTACTGGATTACTACTCCCGATTCTCGGGTATATTCTCCAGCAGTTGGATACGGTGGCTCAGACGATTCAAAAAAAGTTTTTGCATCCAAGAAAAGAGTGGTCTGGTGCGTACCAGCGAATATTCGAGGATATAATCGAAAAATCGAACGCAGAAACCATCGTAATCTCTATCGATAATTTAGATAGGTGCGAGAGTTCGACCGTCTACGACGTTCTTGTGTCTCTCAAGACGTTTATGGAAAATGATAATTGTATATATCTTATTCCCTGTGATGACAAAGCCCTAGAGAGCCATATCAAGTCAATTGATAAAGGTGAATACTTTGAGGAAGGGAAGAATGAACGAGAGTTTCTCCGGAAGTTCTTCCAAACCCACATCCGGATTCCACCGTTCTTGCCGGAGGATATTGAGGAATATACTGAAACGGAGAATCAGAGGCTTTCCAATCCATTCGAAGAGGAAGCTCTCGACGTACTCACTAATGCATACATCGACAATCCACGGAGAATCAAGCATGCACTCAACCGTCTTTCAACACTCAGAGTTTTAGCAGAGGAGATCGAGGAAACCGGTGGGTTAACTGAGGGTAGAATCACCAATAATATCCCATTCTTAGCGAAGGTATCCATTTTAGAAGAGGAATACCCAGAGTTCTATGACACACTCTCGGAGAATCCTCAGTTGCTGGGAGATATTAACAACTACTTCCGAGACCAGCTTGGTGATTCAAGCGACCAGAACCGAATCGAAGCGGTTCTGAAACCAGATGATGGTTCAGAGAAGAACGGCAATCAAGAATCTCGTCTAGAGGCGTTTCTCCGCTCTACTCGCCGTATCCATATTGAGAATCCAAATCCGTTTCTGAACTTGTCTGAACCGTCTTATGCAACCAGTCTTACCGATGTCGACGGCTTCCTGCAAAATCTTAGGACTGGGCAGGAAGAAGAGGTTCGGAAAGAACTTGAACAGGTGGATGACTATGGTCCATATGTTGACGCAATTGAGAATACGGTCCAAGAGTACACTACAAAGAGGAGGGAACAACCACTGTTCGGGACTATAGACACCACAATCGCGGCCTTCGACGAATTTGATCAGCGTTCACAAGGGAGATTGATCCGACTCCTTGGGGAGTCTCTAACCGTCGAACCTGGGAAGGGATTCTTGGTTGATCTGGAACCTAATTCAGTGTTCCCAATTATTATTCAAATGCGCGACCCCGACTCAGAGTCACTACTGGCAGAGTATGCTGACCTTCTAGTTGATGGCAAGGACCTGCGCAAGAATATATTAGAAGCCTTTGTGAACTATGCTGAAGACATTCCGCAGAGCATTGCTCGTAAGGCGTCTAACCAAGTCGAGTCACTCGGAGATGACAAATTCAAGACCGCACTTGACTGTATAAACTCTTTTGAGGAAGCAAAGAACTGCATCATTCGTACAAAGACGTTGGAACGGGCCGTATCGATGATAGAACTCCAAGATAACAAGAATGAGTTCACAGATACAGAGTACTATACTCGTTTTGAGGATGTGGCAAGTCAGAAAGCAAGAGGAGCATACGCAACGCACCTTCTTGATCTGAGACAGGATTATTCAAGCAACCAAGAACAGCAAGTCGATCAAGAGCTAGCAGTCCGGTTGCTAGATATTAAGGGACATATTCTTCAATCGAGCGGGGAGAAGGTTTTCGAAGGTATTCGTGACATCGTGAAAAATAGCGGAAATAGACAGCCCGTCGATCTTGTCGAGATTTGTTTCCATTTCTACGATTCGTTCCCTACCACGACACAAGACGAGTTTCATAGTTGGTTAAGCGAACTATTCCGTAACTGGAATGCCAATAATACGGAGGAACTATTCGATCTAAGTGACGAGTATCGGGTCTCTATCGTAGAGACAGAGGAAGAAGTTAATTCAATTCTACAGCAGATCCCGAACCCGATAGACAACGAATCCTTTGTCAAGAATAAGATTATACCTGTCATTCCCGAGGAGTTCAGCCAAGATCTCCATGAGAAGGTGAAGAATCTTATAAAGAACAACAATAATAATCACAGTCAGCTTGGAATCGACACCTTCACCGAATATTCAGACCGGTTCGAGCCTATCTGGGGGGAAGTTATTGACATTTGTGGTAATCAAGCCAACCGCGAAAATAACATTAATCGAAAGAGGCGCTACTTGGAGGTTGGAGCAAAGATCTTCTCGAAGCTTAATGGGCCGGAACAGGAGAGCTACATCAGTCAGATAGATAATCTACTCAGTGGTAACCAGAACGAGTACCAGTTGTACCGAGATCTCTGGGAGAAGATAGAGTCTGACGTTGACTCAGACAGGAAGGAGACCGTAGCAGAAGACGTTCGCAATGAGCTGGCGCAAGCTTTCAGTCGGAATCAGAATCCTGGACATCTTGATGCTTTGATCGAGGTGATGAGTTCTATTACAGGATATCTGGTAGAGGAGAACGGTCAGCAGTTCATGGACCGCATTAGCAAGCAGCTCACACAGAACAATTTGAATGACCGTCAAAAGGCCAGGGTATTAGGCCATATATCTGAGTTTGATGGGTTCTTCGGAAAGGAGGATCAGATTCTGGACCGGCTAGAGAATCTCTTGAAGCGGTCCAACCACAATAATGTCTCACAGAACGCTGAGGTGCTGCTTGATAAATTTGAAAACCTCGGAAAAGTTGATGAAGCAAGAATCGACCAGATTAGAGAAGATTACCTTTTAAATTGA